The Arthrobacter sp. PM3 genome contains the following window.
ATTGGGCCGGTCCGTCATGGTGCCGAACAGCTTGGTGGCCAGCACCGTGCGCTCACGGCGCTCGCCGCCTTGGGCAAACCAGCGCCCGAGTATTTCCTCGGTCCAGCCGCGGTGGCTCGAGCCGCCGTACACGTTGGCGGTATCGACGAAGTTGATGCCGGCGGCCTGCGCGGTGTCCAAAATGGCGAAGGCATCCGCCTCCTCGGTCTGCTGGCCAAAGTTCATCGTGCCCAGGCACAGCCGCGAGACCGTCAGGCCGGAGCGGCCCAAATGCGTATAGCGCACGAAGCGCTCCTCTCCGCCCTGACCTCCTCTGCCCTGACGTGTAGCGGGTTCCCCTCCGAAGCCGGTCCGGCACGCGCCGGACCGGCTAGGGAAGCTGGTATCAGCGCTCCAGGCGGAACCCGAGCTTGATGGTGACCTGCCAGTCGGCGACCTGGCCGTTTTCGAGGTGGCCGCGGATTTCCTTCACCTCGAACCAGTCGAGGTTCCGCAGGGTCTTGGCGGCCTCTGCAATGCCGTTCCGGACGGCGGCATCGATGCCCTCGCTCGAGGTCCCGACAATTTCAGAAATGCTGTAAGTGTGATTAGACAACTTCGCTCCTCGTGATCGCCATCGATGCCCGGCTGCGGGCCGTTCCTGCAGACTAGCCGACGGAACCCGGCCGGACTAGGGGTGTGGAAGCGGGAAGCCCGGGGAGCGGGCCCGGCAGCGGACGTTTGGCCTGCCGGGGCGCGGGTTCGGCGCGCGGCCGGATCCGGCTCACCATCCAAGGCAACATGTAGTGCGCCACCCATGCCAGGTCGCCGGCCCGGTTTTCCCGCCAGTTGCCGGGCGGCATCGGCCGCGGCTCAAGCGGCAAAAGCCGGTGGGGCACGCTAAGGGTGTCCAGGACCATGGTGGCGATTGTGTGGTGCCCCAGGGGCGAAAAATGGAGACGGTCCGGATCCCACATCCGGGGATCGCTCAGCTGCCGCAGGGCCCACAGATCGGCGATGACACTGTTGTGCCGCCCGGCGATGACGCGGATATGTTCATTGAACACCGCGACCTTGCCCCGCATGTGCCCAAAGACGGGGGTTTCGCCCCAGTCCGGTCCCGTAAACAAGACCACAGTGGCCCCGGTAGCCGAGAGCGCAGCCACGGCATCGTCCAGGGTGGCGGCCATCCGGTCGGGATCGCCGCGGTGGAACACGATATCGTTGCCGCCGGCCGAGAGGGTGACGAGGTCCGGTTTGAGGCTCAGTGCCGGCCCGAGCTGCTGGTCGAAGATGTCGCGCATGACCAGTCCGCTGATGGCCAGATTGGCGTAGCCGAACCCGCCGTGCCCATCGCCGAGTTCTTCGGCCACGCGGTCCGCCCAGCCCCGCATGCCGCCCGGGCTCAGGGGCTCCGGGTCTCCGACGCCGGCTGTGAAGGAATCTCCCAGGGCGACGTAGCGGCTCCATGCTTGTGCATTCCGGCCGTCTGATTGCCCACGTGCGGCCCCCTGGCTCCGCACGTCCCGCGCCCCCGGGGCGGGGTTGGTGGAGCCGGTATGGCCGGCGTCCGGCTCGAGGAACCTAGCGGCGTTCACATCACCAGCAATACGCCGATAATCTATGCCTCGCTAGGTACTAAGGCCCCTAGCGAGGGGCCCTGGGGTCCGCCTCCGGCCAGACACGCCGCGCCCTAATTCGGATACTCAGGGGGGTATACTGGTATCCTGACGCGCCGATCCCGGAGGAACCAATGGAACTCGATCCCACAGACATGAAGCCTGTCATCAACCGGCTTCGCCGCGCCCAGGGCCAGCTCGCGGCGGTCACCCGGATGATCGAGGAAGGCCGCGACTGCAAGAGCGTCGTGACCCAGCTGGCGGCCGTTTCGAGCGCCCTGGACAAGGCCGGCTTCTCCATCATCGCCACCGGCCTGCAGCAGTGCATGCAGCAGGAAGACCCCAGCCTGGACCGGGCCGAGCTGGAGAAGCTCTTCCTCTCCCTCGCCTGAGCCGCGCAAGGTTACGGGCCGGCGCATGGCCAGCCCGCGCAGGTTTCCGGACCCCCGTCAGGCGGTAGCTTCGCCCAGGACGTAGGTCTTCAGGTCATCAAGGGTCTGCTGCATATGTGCGTCCATGGCGTCCCTGGCCCGGTGCGGGTCCCTTGAGGCCAGGGCGTCCACGATGTTCTGGTGGTGCCTGATGGCATGTTCCTGGATGTCCGGCACCTTGGAGGTTTCCGTCCGCCGCTTTTCCAGGATGCGGTGCAGCGGCTCGAACAAGACGGCGACGAACACGTTCTCCGAAGCCTGCAGGATGAGGTCGTGGAAGGCGAGGTCCGCCTCGACGAAGGCCGCGAGGTCGCTTTCCTTGTGCGCCGCCCGCATCTTTTCGACGTCCGCGCGGAGGGCCCGGATGTCCGGATCCGCCATCCGCGTCGCGGCCAGTTCGCAGGCGCCGGTTTCCAGCATCCGGCGAAGCTCGATGAGCTGAATGGCGGCGGCGGCATCGTCCGTGCCTTCCGAGGCCGCCCGCAGCACGGCGTCCAGCGAGCCCCAGCGGCTGACGGGGTTGACGAACGTTCCGCGGCCGCGCTCCACGCTCAGGATCCGCTGGGCCTCAAGGGTCTTCATGGCCTCGCGCACGGTCATCCGGCTGACCTCGTGCCGGGAGCTCAGTTCCAGTTCGCCAGGGACGCTCGCGCCGGGCGGGAATTCGCCGGCAATGATCCGGTCCAGCAGTTCGTCGGCCACTACGCCGACCAGCGATTTCCTAGCCAATTCTCCCCGTCCAGCGACCTGCTTTGCCTGATGCTCTTCCCTGTTGGCCAAGTCTACTTGCGCGTCGTTGTGCCATATGCCACACTAGCATTCAGATGCAAGATGTCTGACATCTTACATTTTGGCCGCGGCTCCGGCAGAGCCGCAGCTCTTCACCGATACATCCACACAACGGAGTGCATAGTGACCCTCGAAGCAGACGTGCTGGCCGCCTTCCCCGCGGAAGTACAGATCCCCGCCCGGCTAGTGGCAGACAGCGTGGCGGCCTCGTCCGAGGCGTCTCCCCGCGTCCTGGTTGTGCTCGACGACGATCCCACCGGCACCCAGTCCGTGGCGGATCTCGCGGTCCTCACCCGCTGGGACGTCGCGGATTTCACCTGGGCTTTCACCCACATCCGCGAGAACCAGACCAAGCCGGCGGTCTACGTGCTCACCAACACCCGCAGCCTGGACCCGGCTGAAGCCGCGGCCCGCAACGAGGAAATCGTGCGCAACGCGCTGGCCGCCGCAGCAGGCAACGTGCGGTTGGGCTTCGTCAGCCGCAGCGACTCCACCCTTCGCGGCCACTACCCGCTGGAACCTGACGTCATCGCCGCCACCGTGGCCGCCGAAACCGGCGAGGCCACCGACGGCGTCGTGATCGTTCCGGCCTTCCCGGACGCCGGGCGGGTCACCATCGGCGGCGTCCACTACATGCGCGGCACCGGGGACGACGCCGGCAGGCTCACCCCCGTGGCAGAGACCGAATTCGCCAAGGACGCAAGCTTCGGCTTCGCCAACTCCGAGATGGCCAAGTACGTGGAGGAGAAGTCGCAGGGCCGGTTCCCCGCCGGCGACGTGATCGTCCTGGACCTGAACATCATCCGCGCCGGCGCCTCCGCCCAGGACCCGGCCATCTCCGCCAAGGCCATCGCCGACGCCATCGAGTCCGCCACCAACTCCACCCCGATCGTGGCGGACATCGTGACCGAGAACGACTTCCGCGCCCTGGCGCTCGGCCTCGAGGAAGCAGAACGCCGCGGCAAGAAGCTGCTCTACCGCGTGGGGCCGCCGTTTGTCCGCGGCCGCATCGGCCAGGAAATCCGGACGGCCCTCACCTCCGAGGAAGCCTACGAAGGCAACACGCCCTCCACGGCCGGCGGCCTGATCGTGGTCGGCTCGCACGTGGGCCTCACCACCCGCCAACTCAACGTCCTCACGGCGGAGCACAGCTCGGCGCGCATCATCGAGATCGATGTCGAGAAACTTGTTGCCGAAACCCACACAGCCGAAAACCACACAGCCGCCGGGACCGACACCGAAGCTGACGCCTACATCGGAACCGTTGTGTCCGACGTCGTCGAGGCCCTTCACGGCGGCGACGTGATCGTCCACACGAGCCGCCTGCTCATCAAGACCGACGACGCCGCCGAAAGCCTGCGGATCGCCCGCACCGTCTCCGCCGCCGTCGTCGCTGTTGTGAACCGGACGCTGAAGACCTTCCCGCCCCGCTTCGTGATCGCTAAGGGCGGCATCACGTCCTCGGACGTCGCCGCGCACGGCCTGGAAATCCGCCACGCGATCGTCCGCGGACCCATGCTGCCGGGCATCGTCAGCCTGTGGGAGCCGGTGGACGGCCCGGCGAAGGGCATCCCGTACATCGTGTTCGCCGGCAACGTCGGCGATGACGAGTCCCTCGCCCAGGTCACCCGCAAGCTCAGCAACACCTTCTAAGCCTCCCGCCCCACCTTTCGATTTCACTGGAGAACACCATGACCACCGATTACCAAGTCACCGTTCTGGGCCTGGGCGCCATGGGACTGCCCATGGCGGCGCGCCTCGCCACCCGGCTGACCGTCCACGGCTTCGACATCGCCGAGGCGCGGCTGGCGCTCGCCGCGGACGCCGGCGTCCGCACTTTCGGCTCCGCCCGTGAGGCCGCCGAAGGCGCCGACGCACTGCTGCTGGCAGTGCGCAACGGCGAGCAGCTGGACGACGTGCTCTTCGGCGAAAACGGCGTGGCCTCCGTGCTGAAGCCCGGCGCCGTCGTGATCCTCGGCAGCACTGTGGGCACCGACGCCATTCCGGCCACCGTTGCCCGTCTCGCCGAATACGGCGTTGCCCTGGTGGACGCACCCCTGTCCGGCGGCCCCAAGCGCGCCGGTGAAGGCGACCTCCTGATCGTTGTGGGCGCCGAGCCGGTGGCCCTCAAGACCGCCCGCCCCGTCCTGGAGCTCCTGGCCTCCACCCTGACGATCGTGGGGGACAAGCCCGGCGACGGCCAGGCCCTCAAGACCGTCAACCAGCTGCTCTGCGGCGTCCACATCGCCGCCGCCGCCGAGGCCATGGCGCTGGCCGACGCCCTCGGCCTGGACCAGGCCAAGACCCTCGCGGCCCTCGAGGCCGGCGCAGCGGGCTCCTTCATGCTCTCCAACCGCGGCCCGCGCATCCTCGAGGCCTACACTGAAAACGGGGCCGAAGTCCTCAGCCGCCTGGACATCTTCGTCAAGGACATGGGGATCGTCGGCAAGGCGACCCGCGCGGCCGGCCTGGCCGCCCCCGTCGCCGCCGCAGCAGAGCAGCTCTACCTCCTCGGCCAGGCCCAGGGCCTCGCCGCCGCTGATGACTCCGCCGTCATCAAGGTTGTCGCACCGACCAAGCGCACCGCCTGACCCTTAGCCCCCCGACGCCGTCGACGGCGGTCCCCCCTCCGCCGTCGACGGACTCCTCGCCCCCTCTCGACGCCTGACTCGTCGAACGACCTTCCTGTCAAAGGAGACAAGCCTTCATGACCCCCCTGCTCAACCCCCTGATGGTGCGCGCCGCCGACGCGCCCGTCATCAAGCCCGCCGTGGAGCTGGGAACTCCGCTGCTGCTGACTATCGCGGTTGCCGGCGTCGCCCTGCTGCTGCTCATGATCATCCGCTTCAAGATCCAGGCCTTCGTGGCCCTGCTGACCGTCAGCATCCTGGTGGCCGTGGCGGCGCAGATCCCGCTCAAGGACGTTTTCACCGTGGTGGCCAACGGAGTGGGCAGCACCATGGGCAAGGTGGCCCTCCTGATCGCCCTCGGCGCCATCCTGGGCCGCATGATCGAAGTCTCCGGCGGCGTGCAGTCGCTCGCTGACCACTTCACCGCCAAGCTTGGTGCGACGCGGGTGGCCGTGGCCCTCACCGCCGTCGGCTTCCTTGTCGCGATTCCCGTCTTCTTCGAAGTCGGCATCATCGTCCTCGTGCCGATCGTCTACGCCTTCGCCAAGATCGCAAAAGTCCACCCGGTCAAGTTCGGCCTCCCCATGGCCGGCATCATGCTGGCCATCCACGTGGCCGTGCCGCCGCACCCGGGCATCGTGGCCGGCGCCGGTGTACTCGGCGCCGACATCGGACTGATCGCCCTGATCTCGCTGACGATCTGCGTGCCGCTGGGCTTCCTGTCCTACTGGGTCGCGTCCATCATGAACCGCAAGGACTACGACCTGCTGCCCTCCGTCAAGGCCCAGGTGGACGAGTTCGGCTCCAAGTCCCTGGTCCGCGTGGGCCATGAGGGCCCCGGCAGCAAGGCCATGGCCCCGCCCCGGCCCGGACTGATCATCTTCCTCATCGCCACCCCGATCGTGCTGATCCTCCTCGGCACCGTTGGCACCCTCGTGATCGACAAGAACAACTTCTGGTACGGCGTCGCCGCCTTCGTCGGCAACCCCGTCTTCGCGCTCCTCGTCGCCGTGGCGCTCTGCTTCTTCCTGCTGGCCGTCCGCCGCGGGTGGTCGCTGACGGACACCGGCGAAATCTTCGAAGGCGCCCTGCCTCCGATCGCTTCCATCCTCATGGTTGTTGCCGCCGGCGGCGTCTTCGGCAGCGTTCTGCAGGTCAGCGGAATCGGCAAGGCACTCTCCGAGTCCCTCGACACGCTCGGCGTGCCGCTGCTGCTGCTCGGCTTCATCATCTCGCTGGCCCTCCGCGCCGCCCAGGGCTCGGCCACCGTCGCGATTGTCACCACGGCCGGCCTGCTGTCCTCCGCTGTCGCCGGCGGCGGTTACACCCCGGCCCAGATTGCCGTGATCGTGATCGCGATCGGCTTCGGCGCGCTGGGGCTTTCGCACGTGACGGACGCCGGCTTCTGGGTCGTGGTGCGCTACTACGGCCTGACGGTCGCCGACGGCCTGCGCACCTGGACGGTACTCACCACGGTCCTCGGGCTCGCCGGTTTCGCCCTGACGTTCGCGGCCTGGATCCTGGTGGGAGGCCTGAGCGCCTGATGCGTGCCCGACTCGACACCCTGGTCAGTGCCGCCCTGCAGCAGGGCTCGGCGGTGCCCGCGTTCACCTGCTACGACTTCACCACCGCACTCGCCGTGGTGGCGGCGGCCGAGGAATCCGGGCGGGGCGCCATCCTGCTTGTCGCGCCCAAGACGGCGGCCACGCCGAACGGGCTGCGGCTGATCGCCGCCCTCCGCGGACTTGCCGATGCCGCCGCCGTGCCCGTCGCGGTGCAACTGGACCATGCCGCCGACCCGAAGGTGATCGCCGACGCCGTCAGCGCCGGGGCCGACTCGGTGCTGGTCGACGGCTCCGCGCTGCCGTACGAGGACAACATTGCCCTGGTCCGGAGCGTCCGTGAAGACCTGGCGGCACAGGGGCACGACGTGGTGATCGAGGCCGAACTCGGCGGACTCGCCGGGGACGAGGACCGGGCCTTCGAGGCCGACGGCGCCGGCCACGCCCCGGGCAGTTTGGAGCCGGACGCGGCAGCCGGCCTCACGGACTCCGGCCAGGTGGAGGACTTCGTGGCCCGCACCGGTGCTCAGTTGCTGGCCGTGGCCGTGGGCAATGTCCAT
Protein-coding sequences here:
- a CDS encoding dodecin; its protein translation is MSNHTYSISEIVGTSSEGIDAAVRNGIAEAAKTLRNLDWFEVKEIRGHLENGQVADWQVTIKLGFRLER
- a CDS encoding SGNH/GDSL hydrolase family protein gives rise to the protein MNAARFLEPDAGHTGSTNPAPGARDVRSQGAARGQSDGRNAQAWSRYVALGDSFTAGVGDPEPLSPGGMRGWADRVAEELGDGHGGFGYANLAISGLVMRDIFDQQLGPALSLKPDLVTLSAGGNDIVFHRGDPDRMAATLDDAVAALSATGATVVLFTGPDWGETPVFGHMRGKVAVFNEHIRVIAGRHNSVIADLWALRQLSDPRMWDPDRLHFSPLGHHTIATMVLDTLSVPHRLLPLEPRPMPPGNWRENRAGDLAWVAHYMLPWMVSRIRPRAEPAPRQAKRPLPGPLPGLPASTPLVRPGSVG
- a CDS encoding metal-sensitive transcriptional regulator, translating into MELDPTDMKPVINRLRRAQGQLAAVTRMIEEGRDCKSVVTQLAAVSSALDKAGFSIIATGLQQCMQQEDPSLDRAELEKLFLSLA
- a CDS encoding FadR/GntR family transcriptional regulator, which codes for MARKSLVGVVADELLDRIIAGEFPPGASVPGELELSSRHEVSRMTVREAMKTLEAQRILSVERGRGTFVNPVSRWGSLDAVLRAASEGTDDAAAAIQLIELRRMLETGACELAATRMADPDIRALRADVEKMRAAHKESDLAAFVEADLAFHDLILQASENVFVAVLFEPLHRILEKRRTETSKVPDIQEHAIRHHQNIVDALASRDPHRARDAMDAHMQQTLDDLKTYVLGEATA
- a CDS encoding four-carbon acid sugar kinase family protein produces the protein MTLEADVLAAFPAEVQIPARLVADSVAASSEASPRVLVVLDDDPTGTQSVADLAVLTRWDVADFTWAFTHIRENQTKPAVYVLTNTRSLDPAEAAARNEEIVRNALAAAAGNVRLGFVSRSDSTLRGHYPLEPDVIAATVAAETGEATDGVVIVPAFPDAGRVTIGGVHYMRGTGDDAGRLTPVAETEFAKDASFGFANSEMAKYVEEKSQGRFPAGDVIVLDLNIIRAGASAQDPAISAKAIADAIESATNSTPIVADIVTENDFRALALGLEEAERRGKKLLYRVGPPFVRGRIGQEIRTALTSEEAYEGNTPSTAGGLIVVGSHVGLTTRQLNVLTAEHSSARIIEIDVEKLVAETHTAENHTAAGTDTEADAYIGTVVSDVVEALHGGDVIVHTSRLLIKTDDAAESLRIARTVSAAVVAVVNRTLKTFPPRFVIAKGGITSSDVAAHGLEIRHAIVRGPMLPGIVSLWEPVDGPAKGIPYIVFAGNVGDDESLAQVTRKLSNTF
- a CDS encoding GntP family transporter — its product is MTPLLNPLMVRAADAPVIKPAVELGTPLLLTIAVAGVALLLLMIIRFKIQAFVALLTVSILVAVAAQIPLKDVFTVVANGVGSTMGKVALLIALGAILGRMIEVSGGVQSLADHFTAKLGATRVAVALTAVGFLVAIPVFFEVGIIVLVPIVYAFAKIAKVHPVKFGLPMAGIMLAIHVAVPPHPGIVAGAGVLGADIGLIALISLTICVPLGFLSYWVASIMNRKDYDLLPSVKAQVDEFGSKSLVRVGHEGPGSKAMAPPRPGLIIFLIATPIVLILLGTVGTLVIDKNNFWYGVAAFVGNPVFALLVAVALCFFLLAVRRGWSLTDTGEIFEGALPPIASILMVVAAGGVFGSVLQVSGIGKALSESLDTLGVPLLLLGFIISLALRAAQGSATVAIVTTAGLLSSAVAGGGYTPAQIAVIVIAIGFGALGLSHVTDAGFWVVVRYYGLTVADGLRTWTVLTTVLGLAGFALTFAAWILVGGLSA
- a CDS encoding class II fructose-bisphosphate aldolase → MRARLDTLVSAALQQGSAVPAFTCYDFTTALAVVAAAEESGRGAILLVAPKTAATPNGLRLIAALRGLADAAAVPVAVQLDHAADPKVIADAVSAGADSVLVDGSALPYEDNIALVRSVREDLAAQGHDVVIEAELGGLAGDEDRAFEADGAGHAPGSLEPDAAAGLTDSGQVEDFVARTGAQLLAVAVGNVHGKYKGEPRLRWDVLQDIAVRTRIPLVLHGASGIPAEELVKAAAMNVGKVNFNTELRTGVLTVLEEQTAAHRADGENLQALLGLWDGSARTFAATALATLSR